The nucleotide sequence TTCTAGGGTTCCTCGGCGGGGAAGTTTTCATCTTTTTGATTCAGCATTTTAGTACCCCAATTGATTGTTTCACTTTCTTGTTGCTTCTGTGTAATTTTGCTGTTGTTGGTGTTATGGCTGTCTTTATGTCGAAAATGGCTATTATTGTTACTCAGAGTTACTTGGTTGTTATTGGGATTCTTGTAGCTTATTGGTTCACTATGTTGCCTGAATGGACCACTTGGGCCATGCTTGTTGCCATGGCATTGTATGATCTTGCTGCCGTTTTGTTGCCTATTGGTCCCTTGAGGCTTCTCGTTGAGCTCGCCATATCGCGGGACGAGGAGATTCCAGCTTTGGTTTATGAAGCTAGGCCTGTGAATGTTGAGAATTTGGATCCTAGGGTTGCTGTTGCTCAGAGGAGGCTGTGGAGAGAGAGGAGGGTTACCGAGAATTCTAATCTCCGGGGTGATGCTAATGTGAATGTTAGTAATAATAATGCCTTAGGTCTTGGTGCCAATGCTGAGTTGAACCCTGGTTTGGATTTAAACAGCAATAATCCCAGTTCGGCTGGGGAAGATGCTATTTTGGATTCGAATTTGAGTTCTAGTACTTCTTATGGGATCTATAGTGACAGGAATTTGGTTAGAGCTGAAGAGGGGCGAGTTCAGGAGACCAATTCAGAGGTTACTACCCCATTGATTGGTCATGGAGTGAATGTTCGGATACATAGCAGAGCAGAAAATGTGGATGCATCAGATGAGAATTTGATGTTGGAGGGAATTGGATTGGGTTCATCCGGCGCAATCAAGTTAGGACTGGGCGATTTCATCTTCTATAGTGTTTTGGTTGGCAGGGCTGCAATGTATGATTTTATGACTGTGTATGCGTGTTATCTCGCTATCATTGC is from Arachis ipaensis cultivar K30076 chromosome B01, Araip1.1, whole genome shotgun sequence and encodes:
- the LOC107634561 gene encoding presenilin-like protein At2g29900 produces the protein MDSNAMAQLQRPSTQTPTLLDSLGEEIIRIVAPVSICMFLVVILVSILNTGDSSFSVSSIATIAYTETTSDSSWDKFLGALLNSLAFVVVVTVATFVLVLLFYFRCTGFLKIYMGFSAFVVLGFLGGEVFIFLIQHFSTPIDCFTFLLLLCNFAVVGVMAVFMSKMAIIVTQSYLVVIGILVAYWFTMLPEWTTWAMLVAMALYDLAAVLLPIGPLRLLVELAISRDEEIPALVYEARPVNVENLDPRVAVAQRRLWRERRVTENSNLRGDANVNVSNNNALGLGANAELNPGLDLNSNNPSSAGEDAILDSNLSSSTSYGIYSDRNLVRAEEGRVQETNSEVTTPLIGHGVNVRIHSRAENVDASDENLMLEGIGLGSSGAIKLGLGDFIFYSVLVGRAAMYDFMTVYACYLAIIAGLGITLMLLAFYQKALPALPVSVALGVLFYFLTRLLLEVFVVQCSMNLLMF